In a single window of the Candidatus Hydrogenedentota bacterium genome:
- a CDS encoding uroporphyrinogen decarboxylase family protein, whose product MNGRDRILACIKDGNSGRTPFMPITMMFAADLIGRPYREYATDYRVLAEGQMRVAELFGADFVSCISDPARESADCGASVVYFDNQPPALDEGNALLADKSRLLSLAQPDPLGGGRMTDRVHAAALLRERAAGNLLIEGWVEGPCALAADLRGINTIMMDFFEDPDYARELMAFCVDTALAFARAQLDAGAEIIGVGDAAASLVGPMIYDELVQPMEKILVDGIQAHGGMVRLHICGNTTPILDGMGRLGCEIVDLDHMVSMAAARRAMGPDQVLLGNIDPVSVLRNGTPDTVRAALAQCRDDAAPRHIVGAGCEVVRDTPHENLHAMRLFAENG is encoded by the coding sequence ATGAACGGACGTGATCGCATTCTCGCCTGCATCAAAGACGGAAACTCCGGCCGCACCCCCTTCATGCCCATCACCATGATGTTCGCCGCCGACCTCATCGGCCGGCCCTACCGCGAATACGCCACGGACTATCGTGTGCTGGCCGAGGGCCAGATGCGGGTGGCCGAACTTTTCGGCGCGGACTTTGTCTCCTGCATCTCCGACCCCGCCCGCGAGTCCGCGGACTGCGGCGCGTCCGTGGTCTATTTCGACAACCAGCCGCCCGCACTGGACGAGGGAAACGCCCTGCTCGCGGACAAGTCCCGCCTGCTTAGCCTTGCCCAGCCCGACCCCCTCGGCGGCGGCCGCATGACCGACCGGGTCCATGCCGCCGCGCTCCTCCGCGAGCGCGCCGCCGGAAACCTCCTGATCGAGGGCTGGGTCGAGGGCCCCTGCGCCCTCGCCGCCGACCTGCGCGGCATCAACACCATCATGATGGACTTCTTCGAGGACCCGGACTACGCCCGCGAACTCATGGCGTTTTGCGTGGACACGGCCCTGGCCTTTGCACGCGCCCAGCTCGACGCGGGCGCGGAAATCATCGGCGTCGGCGACGCCGCCGCGTCCCTCGTCGGCCCCATGATTTACGACGAGCTCGTCCAGCCCATGGAGAAAATTCTGGTGGACGGGATTCAGGCCCATGGCGGCATGGTGCGCCTGCACATCTGCGGGAACACCACCCCCATCCTCGACGGCATGGGACGGCTCGGCTGTGAAATCGTGGACCTCGACCACATGGTCTCCATGGCCGCAGCACGCCGGGCCATGGGGCCGGACCAGGTCCTGCTCGGCAACATAGACCCCGTCAGCGTCCTGCGAAACGGCACCCCGGACACCGTCCGCGCCGCACTCGCCCAGTGCCGCGACGACGCCGCGCCGCGCCATATCGTCGGCGCAGGCTGCGAAGTCGTCCGCGACACCCCACACGAAAACCTCCATGCCATGCGCCTGTTTGCGGAAAACGGGTGA
- a CDS encoding sialate O-acetylesterase, whose product MVVQQGQAVPVWGKAEPGEEVSVSLGGHTAKATADSAGKWRVDLPKVQGEGALQLVVAGKENTLTFDDVLAGEVWIGSGQSNMQWTVKDSNDAEKEIAAAQYPEVRLFYVERKVAAEPQEDCNGEWMVCTPESVPGFSAVLYFFGRDLHRELKQPVGLIHTSWGGTPAESWTSREKLLSEPALKVIADRWDGILEGYPEALKKHEEAMAAWKAAAEKAKAEGRPEPRQPGGPMGPDHPHRASGLYNAMIAPLVPYGFKGAIWYQGESNAGRAYQYRQLFPAMITDWRERWGQGDFPFYFVQLANFTDTLPEPADSDWAELREAQTMTLSLKNTGMAVAIDIGEAKDIHPRNKQDVGKRLALNALAKDYGRDVVWSGPMYKRMSVEKGAAHLWFDHAEGGLAAQGGGALKGFAIAGADRKFVWADARIDGDKVVVSSPGVAEPVAVRYAWANNPECNLCNGAGLPASPFRTDEWPGVTAGKE is encoded by the coding sequence ATGGTGGTGCAGCAGGGGCAGGCGGTGCCGGTGTGGGGCAAGGCGGAGCCGGGCGAGGAGGTGTCGGTGTCGCTGGGGGGGCACACGGCGAAGGCCACGGCGGACAGCGCCGGGAAGTGGCGGGTGGACCTGCCGAAGGTTCAGGGGGAGGGCGCGCTGCAACTGGTCGTCGCGGGGAAGGAGAACACGCTCACGTTTGACGATGTGCTTGCGGGGGAGGTGTGGATAGGATCGGGCCAGTCGAACATGCAGTGGACGGTGAAGGACTCGAATGACGCGGAGAAGGAGATTGCGGCGGCGCAGTATCCTGAAGTCCGGCTGTTCTACGTGGAGCGGAAGGTGGCGGCGGAGCCGCAGGAGGACTGCAACGGCGAGTGGATGGTGTGCACGCCGGAGAGCGTTCCGGGTTTTTCGGCGGTGCTGTATTTCTTCGGGCGGGACCTGCACCGTGAGTTGAAGCAGCCGGTGGGGCTGATCCACACGTCGTGGGGGGGCACCCCGGCGGAGTCTTGGACGAGCCGCGAGAAGCTGCTTTCGGAGCCGGCGCTGAAGGTGATCGCCGACCGCTGGGACGGCATTCTGGAGGGGTATCCGGAGGCGCTGAAGAAGCATGAGGAGGCGATGGCCGCGTGGAAGGCGGCGGCGGAGAAGGCAAAGGCGGAGGGCAGGCCGGAGCCGCGCCAGCCGGGCGGGCCGATGGGTCCGGACCATCCGCACCGGGCGTCGGGCCTGTACAACGCGATGATCGCGCCGTTGGTGCCCTATGGGTTCAAGGGTGCGATCTGGTACCAGGGCGAGAGCAACGCGGGGCGGGCGTACCAGTACCGGCAGTTGTTCCCGGCGATGATCACAGACTGGCGCGAGCGCTGGGGCCAGGGCGATTTTCCGTTCTATTTTGTGCAGTTGGCGAACTTCACGGACACACTGCCGGAGCCGGCGGATTCGGACTGGGCGGAGCTGCGCGAGGCGCAGACGATGACCCTGTCGCTGAAGAACACGGGCATGGCGGTGGCGATAGATATTGGCGAGGCAAAGGACATCCACCCGCGGAACAAGCAGGACGTGGGGAAGCGGCTGGCGTTGAACGCGCTGGCGAAGGACTACGGGCGGGATGTGGTTTGGTCCGGACCGATGTACAAGCGGATGAGCGTGGAGAAGGGGGCGGCGCACCTGTGGTTTGACCATGCGGAGGGCGGGCTGGCGGCGCAGGGCGGCGGCGCGCTGAAGGGCTTTGCCATTGCCGGAGCCGACCGCAAGTTCGTGTGGGCCGACGCGCGGATAGACGGGGACAAGGTGGTGGTGTCGTCGCCCGGCGTGGCCGAGCCGGTGGCGGTGCGCTACGCCTGGGCGAACAACCCGGAGTGCAACCTGTGCAACGGCGCGGGCCTTCCCGCGTCGCCGTTCCGGACGGACGAGTGGCCGGGGGTGACGGCGGGCAAGGAGTAG